Proteins from a single region of Cyanobacterium stanieri LEGE 03274:
- the hisF gene encoding imidazole glycerol phosphate synthase subunit HisF, whose product MLAKRILPCLDVNAGRVVKGVNFVDLKDAGDPVELAKVYNDAGADELVFLDITATHEGRDTIIDVVYRTAEQVFIPLTVGGGIKTLENVKDLLRAGADKISINSTAVKDPDFINRASDRFGSQCIVVAIDARRRKDINNPGWDVYVRGGRENTGIDALWWAQEVAKRGAGELLVTSMDADGTQAGYDLELTRAIAHRVEIPVIASGGAGNTHHIYEAFQEGKAEAALLASLLHYGQLTVGEIKDYLKAKKIPVRH is encoded by the coding sequence ATGTTAGCTAAAAGAATTTTACCTTGTTTAGATGTCAACGCAGGAAGGGTGGTAAAAGGAGTTAATTTTGTTGATTTAAAGGATGCGGGTGATCCTGTGGAGTTAGCAAAAGTTTATAATGATGCGGGGGCTGATGAGTTAGTTTTTTTAGATATTACCGCCACCCATGAAGGTAGAGACACGATTATTGATGTGGTTTATCGTACCGCCGAACAGGTTTTTATTCCTCTGACGGTGGGGGGAGGTATTAAAACCTTAGAAAATGTTAAAGATTTGTTACGGGCTGGGGCTGATAAAATAAGTATTAATTCGACGGCAGTTAAAGATCCTGATTTTATTAACCGTGCTAGCGATCGCTTTGGCTCTCAATGTATTGTGGTGGCCATTGATGCTAGACGTAGGAAAGATATAAATAATCCTGGTTGGGATGTCTATGTACGTGGGGGCAGAGAAAATACGGGCATAGATGCCCTCTGGTGGGCGCAAGAAGTGGCAAAAAGGGGCGCTGGGGAGTTGTTGGTTACGAGTATGGACGCTGATGGTACTCAGGCAGGTTATGATTTGGAGTTGACAAGGGCGATCGCCCACAGGGTAGAAATTCCCGTAATCGCCTCAGGGGGTGCAGGAAATACCCATCATATCTATGAAGCCTTCCAAGAGGGTAAAGCCGAAGCCGCTCTTTTAGCCTCCCTGTTACACTATGGACAACTTACCGTAGGGGAAATAAAAGACTATCTCAAAGCCAAAAAAATTCCTGTCAGACACTAG
- a CDS encoding type II secretion system protein GspD — protein sequence MSLFSSRQLKFVSSTVAILLGYQSWAIASPHRNNTQGNDLVPLLLAQNNEVLFPNPDVRIDGQPVRPRNIEAVPPFQQRAVAPPIGDISVSNTNLGSQNINLGTDAVVPRLVLRDAPLDEVLKILARAAGLSIMFDYTTLGEQEEQEQRPEDYVPPLKRPITIDLEGERVQDIFNNLLRLHRLEASRDGSTIFVGRNLSFSVNNSISRTLRLNQSNAGTVAAQLALAGATVQEVIEIFFDERNEDGVLIARRFAGREIRPLTADNEQNFRTPLPLRRLNVTADERTNSITLTGTPEQIRVATNLIVQADTRLRQVAVNLRIVDVQLDQGSSFGTSFSFGIDNTGIVQNGGTGVINFGTRDQNVGSEDFRVGPDGNLIPAFDESIIITEGFTRDLAQELTQSLENELESTNNDDLNRTFQDTINRTLGQFGNNTAFSRDQAEDLQRALVNNLARTITESNLSNDTTNITDNISRNVVRTLQGLPIGTPRTGRISPFETDFNPAQPGVAARSIPGRNFNLPQAFLAQIRSSISSGNAKILTDPTLVVQERQTGSVSLVENVVTSVLTEIDPESGVRTVTPVIEPAGLNLTVEVEGIDDNGFINLIVNPEISAPGSPQVFDSGGGASNVITPLLRRSISSGLIRIRDGQTLILSGIIQDAERVQVSKIPILGDLPLIGSLFRSTFTDKTRSEVIVMLTPQILNDSEGYSGMGYQYTPSAETGQILRNRGVNIPGTPF from the coding sequence ATGAGTTTATTTTCTTCCCGTCAATTAAAATTTGTTAGTAGTACCGTTGCTATTCTTCTTGGTTACCAGTCATGGGCGATCGCCTCTCCCCACCGTAACAACACCCAAGGTAACGACCTAGTACCCCTGCTACTCGCCCAAAATAACGAAGTATTATTCCCCAACCCTGACGTACGCATCGACGGCCAACCCGTGCGCCCCAGAAACATTGAAGCAGTTCCCCCCTTTCAACAAAGGGCAGTAGCTCCCCCCATCGGTGACATATCCGTTTCTAACACCAACCTTGGCTCACAAAATATTAACCTTGGCACTGATGCCGTAGTTCCCCGTCTAGTGTTAAGAGATGCTCCCCTCGATGAAGTTCTCAAAATCCTTGCTCGTGCCGCAGGTTTAAGTATCATGTTTGATTACACGACCTTAGGAGAACAAGAAGAACAAGAGCAAAGACCAGAAGATTATGTACCTCCCCTCAAAAGACCCATTACCATTGATTTAGAAGGAGAAAGAGTTCAAGATATTTTTAATAATTTATTAAGACTACACAGACTAGAAGCTAGTCGAGACGGTAGCACCATATTTGTTGGTCGAAATTTATCCTTCTCTGTTAACAATAGTATTAGCCGAACCCTAAGACTAAATCAATCCAATGCAGGTACGGTAGCCGCGCAATTAGCCCTAGCAGGAGCGACAGTTCAAGAAGTTATTGAAATCTTCTTTGATGAAAGAAATGAAGATGGAGTTCTGATCGCCAGAAGATTCGCAGGACGGGAAATAAGACCTCTTACCGCTGATAATGAACAAAATTTCAGAACCCCTCTACCCCTAAGAAGATTAAACGTCACTGCCGATGAAAGAACCAACTCCATTACCCTCACAGGTACTCCAGAACAAATAAGAGTAGCTACCAATTTAATTGTTCAAGCCGATACCCGTCTGCGCCAAGTAGCGGTAAATTTACGTATTGTAGATGTACAACTAGATCAAGGCTCTAGCTTCGGAACCAGTTTCTCCTTTGGAATTGACAACACAGGAATTGTGCAAAATGGCGGCACAGGGGTAATTAACTTTGGAACAAGAGATCAGAATGTCGGTTCAGAGGATTTCCGTGTAGGGCCTGATGGTAACTTAATACCAGCTTTTGATGAGTCAATCATCATTACCGAGGGATTTACTAGAGATTTAGCCCAAGAATTAACACAGTCCCTAGAAAATGAATTAGAATCAACTAATAATGATGACCTAAACCGAACTTTCCAAGATACTATTAACCGTACTTTGGGTCAATTTGGCAATAATACCGCTTTTTCTCGAGATCAAGCAGAAGATTTGCAACGAGCCTTGGTCAACAACCTTGCTAGAACTATTACCGAGTCAAATCTTAGTAATGACACTACAAATATAACTGATAATATTAGTCGTAACGTAGTCCGCACCCTCCAAGGTTTACCCATTGGAACTCCTCGCACTGGGCGCATTTCTCCCTTTGAAACAGATTTTAACCCCGCTCAACCTGGGGTTGCCGCCAGAAGTATTCCCGGAAGAAACTTTAACCTTCCCCAAGCCTTCCTTGCCCAGATTCGTTCTAGCATTAGCTCTGGAAATGCCAAAATTTTGACTGATCCCACTTTAGTCGTACAGGAAAGACAAACGGGAAGTGTTTCTTTGGTGGAAAATGTTGTCACCAGCGTATTAACGGAAATTGATCCTGAAAGTGGTGTGAGAACTGTTACCCCTGTAATCGAACCTGCGGGACTTAATTTAACAGTGGAAGTAGAAGGTATTGATGATAATGGTTTTATTAACTTAATTGTTAATCCTGAAATCAGCGCCCCTGGTAGTCCTCAAGTGTTTGATAGTGGTGGCGGTGCTAGTAACGTCATTACTCCTTTACTCAGACGAAGTATTTCTTCTGGTTTAATTCGTATCAGGGATGGTCAAACCCTTATTCTTTCGGGTATCATTCAGGATGCGGAAAGGGTACAGGTTTCTAAGATTCCTATTCTTGGTGATTTACCCCTCATTGGTAGTCTATTCCGTTCTACCTTCACTGACAAAACCAGATCGGAGGTTATTGTTATGTTAACACCCCAAATTTTAAATGACTCCGAGGGTTACAGTGGCATGGGTTACCAATACACCCCCAGCGCTGAAACGGGACAGATTCTCAGAAATCGTGGGGTTAATATTCCTGGTACTCCTTTCTAA
- a CDS encoding GtrA family protein, producing the protein MIEQIKENFNKKKVGNFLAIGGICAILYLTIVYCLTSGLGVNYLASTILAIIFVNFVSFYLNKKLTFKTRNKLFWRELWKFYSVMASSHFLNIMGVFILVDIIKLNYLLANIFCTATLTPVNYIFHHRWSFNKKKKKKPRSPMR; encoded by the coding sequence ATGATCGAACAAATAAAGGAAAATTTTAATAAAAAAAAGGTTGGCAACTTTTTAGCTATAGGGGGAATTTGTGCCATTCTCTATCTAACCATAGTGTACTGTTTAACATCTGGGTTAGGGGTAAATTATTTAGCTTCAACCATATTAGCCATTATTTTTGTCAATTTTGTTAGTTTTTATTTGAACAAAAAATTAACTTTTAAAACTAGAAATAAATTATTTTGGCGAGAATTATGGAAGTTTTATAGTGTCATGGCTTCTAGTCATTTTCTAAATATAATGGGTGTTTTTATTTTGGTGGATATAATTAAACTAAATTATCTTTTAGCCAATATTTTTTGTACGGCAACTTTAACTCCTGTTAATTATATTTTTCACCACCGTTGGAGTTTTAATAAGAAGAAGAAAAAAAAACCTCGCTCTCCAATGAGATAA
- a CDS encoding ABC transporter permease, translating to MFAQMYPRLINRVGEFNPQLFREIKGRLQPRNIMIVSALSIVGQILLFIYFEGLLPSYEGVYNRYCTGEGYDTYSRGAQLCIADMLGNIQTIREVWWLDMFVTMSIMGIFILLLGGSYMLVADLTKEERKGTFNFIRLSPQSASDIFLGKILGVPILLYLFGILAIPLHIWSGLSANVSFPLMVMFYLILGASCLFFYGMSLLFSLVTQGWGNFQAPLASTFIFFFLFSVMGITLESNAPAYTETSVDWFLLFYPGTFLAYLVKSTYLSQTTLGYLSGDALTNLRWYGQGLWQNGLAGGFLILFNYGVWTFWLYQGLKRRFANPLATVISKSQSYLLSFCFIVINLGFALQTFSPYTDYSVTIQVVQVLNLILFLLLIAGLTPSRQSLRDWARFRHENSRENRVLWRDLAFSEKSPPVMAIALNLLIVNLYSIPSLFFFPDTNPLEFIIAIALGAFSILVYASVAQLLMTLKTDKRGLITSITVITLNISPLFGYAFLNDWTKNIDNPILIQQILANLSPLPITLTTYESLSAILISLSLQMVTIVAFNLKMTKTLAIAGMSETKRLMMTEK from the coding sequence ATGTTTGCTCAAATGTACCCCCGCTTAATTAATCGTGTCGGGGAATTTAATCCCCAGTTGTTTCGGGAAATAAAAGGTAGATTACAGCCACGCAATATAATGATAGTGTCCGCCTTATCTATAGTGGGACAAATATTATTATTTATTTACTTTGAAGGGTTGTTACCTAGCTATGAAGGAGTTTATAACCGCTATTGCACTGGGGAAGGTTATGATACTTATTCTAGGGGCGCTCAATTGTGCATTGCAGATATGTTAGGCAATATCCAAACCATCAGAGAAGTATGGTGGCTAGATATGTTTGTCACCATGAGTATTATGGGTATTTTTATCCTTTTGTTGGGGGGCAGTTATATGCTCGTTGCCGACTTAACGAAGGAAGAAAGGAAAGGTACTTTTAATTTTATTCGTCTTAGCCCTCAGTCAGCAAGTGATATTTTTCTGGGTAAAATTTTGGGTGTACCTATATTGCTATATCTATTTGGTATTTTAGCTATTCCTTTACATATTTGGTCTGGGTTGTCGGCTAATGTTAGTTTCCCTTTGATGGTAATGTTTTACTTAATTTTGGGGGCTAGTTGTTTATTTTTCTATGGTATGAGTTTACTTTTTAGTTTAGTAACTCAAGGATGGGGAAATTTTCAAGCACCTTTAGCTTCGACGTTTATTTTCTTTTTCTTATTCTCTGTGATGGGAATTACTTTAGAATCTAATGCCCCTGCTTATACGGAAACTTCTGTAGATTGGTTTTTATTGTTTTATCCAGGTACATTTTTAGCTTATCTTGTTAAATCAACTTATCTTTCTCAAACCACTTTGGGTTATTTATCTGGTGATGCTTTAACCAATTTACGTTGGTATGGTCAAGGTTTGTGGCAAAATGGTTTGGCAGGGGGATTTTTAATTTTATTCAATTACGGGGTTTGGACTTTTTGGTTATATCAGGGTTTAAAACGTCGTTTTGCTAATCCTTTGGCGACGGTAATTAGTAAGTCTCAAAGTTATCTTCTTTCTTTTTGTTTTATTGTTATTAATTTAGGCTTTGCACTGCAAACTTTTAGCCCATATACTGATTATTCTGTTACGATTCAGGTAGTACAAGTTCTCAATCTCATTTTGTTTTTACTTTTGATTGCGGGGTTAACTCCATCTCGTCAAAGTTTGAGGGATTGGGCTAGATTTCGTCATGAAAATTCTCGGGAAAATAGGGTTTTATGGAGGGATTTAGCCTTTAGCGAAAAAAGTCCTCCCGTAATGGCGATCGCCCTTAACCTATTAATAGTTAACTTGTATAGCATACCCTCACTATTTTTCTTTCCCGATACTAACCCCTTAGAATTTATTATAGCCATAGCATTGGGAGCATTTTCCATTTTGGTTTATGCCTCCGTGGCACAACTTTTGATGACACTAAAAACTGATAAAAGAGGATTAATTACTAGCATTACAGTAATTACCCTTAATATATCCCCATTATTTGGGTATGCTTTTTTGAATGATTGGACTAAAAATATAGATAATCCAATCCTAATACAACAAATATTAGCTAACCTAAGCCCCTTACCCATTACCCTTACTACCTATGAAAGTTTAAGCGCTATTTTGATTTCCCTTAGCCTTCAAATGGTAACCATTGTGGCTTTTAATTTAAAAATGACTAAAACTTTAGCCATCGCTGGAATGTCTGAAACTAAACGTTTGATGATGACGGAGAAATAG